From the genome of Oenanthe melanoleuca isolate GR-GAL-2019-014 unplaced genomic scaffold, OMel1.0 S276, whole genome shotgun sequence:
CTGCACCATGTTGTAGTTGCTCCTGTACTGGGCCAGGAGAGGTTGAATTTCTTGTGACTTTCCTGCCTGCCCTGTTGTAATCTGTTGACTTTAAAAAGAGTCTCCTACCAAAAGCAGTCTGAGCTGCATTATGAACCCAATcctttaaatactttttatcattttaagaATAAGTTTGTTCATTTGTTGGAGTGGTGCTACTAAAGCCCCAGTTTAAGAACAccacattatttaaaaaaaaaaaagggggcacaaaaccccacaaaaattaTGCCTTTGCAGATCATAAATTATCACATCAAATTACAAGCTTTGGCCATGAGAATGCCAAAGAATCAAAGTAAATCAGGTGTATGTTTACTCACCCTTTGTTGGGAGATCCATTTTACTTCTATGTTGAATCCAACTTCATCAGAAACAGACTCCAGGACCTGGAGAAAATTTTACTATGAAGAGACCCCACAGCAAAGGAGTACAACAAAGCACTATGAACGTAATTGTTGGGAGAATATACTGGAATTTAATGTTAATGGTGTCTAACAGTAGAATTAAAAGTCCTAggtttttaacattttatacAACACACAAATACATCCATTTCTACTCCAACTTAAACTTAATGAATACATAAAAGTGGATAAAATCTTAAGGACAAGATTTTGACAAGGTACAATTGTGAGTCAAGTTCACCTTAACACATGAGAGAAATGCCCCATTTGTACTCCTAAAcaaaaaatggttttctttctccagaAAGTTCTTTTGAATGCAAAAAGCATCTTAAGTATGAAATCCAGGAGCTTGCCATTACAATGATAAAAGCtctttaatgtaaaatttttgTGAAGTAGTATTTGCAAGGTGACTTCAAAAGGTGGAGCTAACACAAACCAATCCTAAATGGAAACACACTTGAAATTCACTCAACACTTCTCAGTGTCTGGCTCTGAGAGATGGCCAAGACACTTCGAGGAACTGCCAAAGGCCAGGTGTGGTTTCTTTCAAAATTAGAAACAACTGTTAATGTATTAACAGGCAAAGCCAACATGTTAACCAGCTGTAAAACTGACTGTACCCTGAGATACACAGCTTTGAATTCAGAAGCTTGAAACACACACAGACTGTTACTTGTAAGCCCTGAAAACCCTCCAGTGTGCAACAATAAAACCCCTGTTCTCAGTTACAGCATTGATACCGGAGgcctaaaccaaaaaatcaaaatcccTTGCTATGTGTGCAAAGATGAAAGTAAAAACATAGATTTGCATGTTCCTCAGTCATCTTGCTCCATATTCACTACTTACTCtttgcagagaaggaaatggcTGCATCTCAAAAGCAGAGTTCTCATCATCTTTAAAAGAggctggaaagaaataaaaaatattgaatgAAAACAGAAGCATAATCCCAGTAACACCAGCAAGAAAAGACTTGCTCAAAATCATAAGGCCTTTAGGTGTGACCAATGAAATCAGGTCTCCCTTTTGATTGCCTACACCTTTTCCTCTGACACTGACATACTCCCATTATGGTGTATTCAATTCCTGGTAAAACCTTACCACAATATATATCAGAATGGCTTCTCCCATCCTATATCACTTCACTCAGTGAACTACATCCTTGGCTATCAaggcttgtttggtttttttttttaatcttttcttatACAGGTAGGATTTGTGAGATAAGTTGCTGTCCCCACAAAGGGGATAAATGCCAAAAATTAACAGTACTGATAAGACATCCTACAGCAGTTACCCAAGTTCTTGTCAGCAGTTCTGAAGAGCTGAAGGTACAGTTGGAGAAGCGGAAACATTAGTGACAATTTTGTCATGATTATTCAGAAATATATATTGATCTATATATTTGCCTTCTACCCTTCTGTCCCTGCTTCCCAAGGGAGTAACTTCTGTTCAGATACTTCCTTCCCAGTAAAGAACTCTACAGCATGTACAAAATTAACTACGTAAGCATTTAGAAACGTTTAGGACAAATGTGATTAACAACAAGCAATCACAGAATTTATATAATTACATAGTAATAAATCAATCCCAACACTCTTTCCAAACTAGTACATACCATTGCGATCTTTGACTTTCAGGGCTGTCACGTGAGCCAGCTGAAGAGCATAAGAGCAACATTAACACTCCACCCACATGTTCCTACATGTAAAACATAACTAATTTTGTTTGTAAATAGTTTTAAAGTTCAAAAGTCTATTATGGAAACAGCTTCAGTAATTTGTGAAAGAATAAAAGACATAGTAGTACACATCacaattttctttcaaactgtTTTAAAGATCTCAATAAAAGCTCAAAACCAGACTGAAAACATGCtcactgaaaattcagaaatcatGTTAAGGGTGAATCCATAATTCAACATCAAGATGAGAAGAAGTCTGAACATTAATCCCTCCTCTGTGTTTCAATCCAGCAGAAGGCTGACCTGTTTAATATTACAGTCACACACACTGAGCTAGAATTAGGCCAGACAGCCAACTACCTTGCTCCACTTGAATTCTCTCTCCACAAAAAGGAGAAGACCAAGTACTATTAAGTAAAAAGAATCATATGGTTCTTGGACCAGCCAGATGGTTTCCTTGACTGAGGGCAAGCACCTCAGCAGGGTCTTCAGGAACCCACTCATCCCCTGACTTTTTTTATCTGGACAGGCACTTCTGCTTGGAAGGTAGAAGAGTTCAATGTAGTCCCTTTAACATTTGAAAATTAGATACCGTATTTCTAAAGAATAAAAGTAATGAAATTTattcaagttttaaaaatgaaaaaagtatttttctttgaattgcCTAATTATTCTGCTTGTAAAATTTTTAAGACTGTACTTTCCTGAACTAACTATAGCTGCTCCCAAAACCTCCAAGCTTCATACACAATTTGAAATTCTACACACAGCATATTGTACTAGCCAAGGTAACAATACCTTTAATAACTGCAGCTGATCAAATGTGAGTTCTTTGACGGCAATCTCAAACAGTTCCAAAGGCTCTGTATCCAGTTTCTTTGAAGAGAACCAACACATAATTAAGCATcactgaaaataacaaaaaaagcctGCACGCTTTTTATACAGTAGCATTAAAAGCAATTAATGTTTCCTATTTTATTGATAAAGACACAAGTGATATCTTATGATTAAGATAATCAGTCCTCACAAGACAACACAGGCACTTAAAGACATAAAACAGGTATCAATTTGAGAAAAACTCAGTGTTCGGTCTTCCATGCAAGTCAGAGGCTTTGAAGTTCTTTCTTCTCAAAATATTAGCATAATTATTGATTGGTTAATGTGTTCGGGAAAGATGTTTGCAAGTAaagaaatgcagtaaaaaaatattccaaggCAGTCCAGTTTACTGCTGTTTATCAAATGTCTCagaaactaataaaaaaagataaatatccTGGGGTAAAACACACAGGCAGACCACTCCCAAAATAAAGATctggtgtaaaaaaaaaaatctgtccatttctcactttctctcttcactaagaaatttttcctgagcAAGACAATACTGAGTGAAGATACATTGAATATTCATTCCCCTCAGTCAAAGTTCCATTTCCACAACTGTTCAAAATCAAGCTTCTTATAAACTGCAATATTGCAATGGGTGTGGGAGTTTGAAGACACAAGACTCAGTGCCAAGAAGACAGGGCAGTGTGCCCTGCAATCTCTTTCTGCATTCACTGACAGAACGAGGAGGGAAGATAACCAGAACAGGACAGAAAGCAAACATTGAGGCCTGAGTATGAGAAGGCCCCATAAGCACCACTGAATACAgcagttttctggttttttcttcCAAATCTAAAGTCAGAAAGAAGCTAAATGGTAACTACAATGTGGGCTTGAAAAGTGCCAAACCACACACCTGAAATGCTGTTGCTACGacatcaaaaggaaaaaacttccCTGTTCTATGCACGAAGTGATACTGCATATTTATTCCCATTCCATCCCTTGAGTCCCCAGAATTATTTCTATGAGAGCTTGACATTTTACATTTCTAGAACAACCATATTTATACATGAAATACAGATATTATCTTCTTTACCTTTTTCATGGCCATGCAACATGTGAGATCGTGGTATACTATAGGCACATGATCTTTAGAAAGATGTACATCAAATTCCACAAATGCTGCTCCCtacagaaaattgaaaaaaacacagaacaaaacaaaagcccaTTAAAGGACTACAGAACTGAATGCAAGCACTGTGAAGTATTCACAGGTCCTGGACATCAAGCAGAAGTTGAATACAACTGGCTGTTAGCAGTTAAACCATGATCAGCAATTGATTATTAAtgataattatatttattatctTAATTACCATAATACaaacatacatatatgtatcTATCTTGCTTAATCTTGTAAACTCTCTAGTACAATTCAAGTCTTGTGAACCTGATTACAGAGAAAGACTAAGATGATTTTTTAGACACAAATGTTTTAAACACAGATGACTTTGAGGcatcttcctccttcctccctacCACCATACCAAGAGACAAGTGATGGTTCCATATTGCCAAGGCTTTAGGGAGATATTCCATATAGGAACAAACTTCTGGAGCCACTAGTGAGTAACACAATAGCTCTAAGTACAGTCTTTTGGAAAAGAGGGAGGgccagaaagaaagaagaacacAGTAAcaggcttggggtttttttcacttataTTGACTGTCTGCAAATCATTACTTTGAAGGCCTCCAAGAATACCATTTATCAAATTATTACCCTGACACCCACTTTTTCaaccagcacagagggaaaataGGACATTTTTCAGCCCTTTTCTCAGCAGGAATATTTTCAGAGTGGTGGCTTTCAGCCTTTTCAATCTGCAAATAGACGAAAGCATTTCTCTGGTGATGCTGCTGATGACTCCACAGCAAGTTTCTGCCTCAATGCATATTTCTTGTgagcattttaaaagctgtctATAAACCTGTAGTGTCCATGGAGGGAACAGGACCTACTGCTCAAAACAGTAATTTAGTAGCTACAGTTTAATTCAGTGATCAAGATTACTGGAAGGAATAAAGTGACCACTTCCATCAAAGAAATTAGGCACATGGAGCTATTATCTCCCAAAATGAAAGTTCTGTCTTAGGATTTCAAGTCTTCACTGCAGCAAGCACCAAAACAAGGATTGGTTTATTCTACCTGCTCAGCTCCCAAGTCACATTTTCAAACAGCAAGCTTCAGTACACAGCAGTCCCTGAGCAGGACCTTTACCACCTGAGAGGATGCTGACAGATTCCAGCAGTGCcaaaattttattccttttttcaaATTGTCTGTTCATGGTTGAGATTAAAATTCTCCCTGCATTAGAATACCACCAGAATATGCTCAACAGAAGCTTTGATTTTTTAAGGGACTTGAGAATGAGAGTCTGATCTACTATTAACTTCCCATAATTCAGGCAAATTCCACAGTGATTTTATCAAATTTACATCAGTGCAATTACCATTCACTATACTGAATAATGCAAATTAAGCACACAAGCCAACCTAGCTTGCACTAGACAAGTTCAGTGTGTGTGAAAATGTGTGTACATACATGACTAGCAGCACTCCTCAGGGATGCAATGGTGTTCTCTTGAACTTTAGCAAGCCTGAAACAACAGCCAAGAAAAAGGATTTGTTAGATGTAGTATAGCACAGAAttgaaataacagaaatacAGATTGGAAGTTTCTGTTTTAGAGAATACCCACAACTTGACACTGAAGTAAATGACTATGGGTTGCAGCTTTTTAAACTGTCCACTTCCTCAACTGAtttcagtgacagaaaacaACTTCTCCAGtataaaatgcaaacaaactTACCTAGTTGTTGTTGTAGAATTCCCTGCTCCCCTATGTCCAACATCCAGAGTTGTTCTTGGTTTCCAGTATTTTGAATATGAAGCCTTCATATCACAAGCGTATCCCTGGATTGGTTTGATAATTATGTAAtccactgcaagaaaaacagaagtaatGCTTCACATGTCAGTAAACAGCAGATGGCTTTGAGGAAAGTTATCTGCATCTGTTGTTGGTATTAACTGTACCTCTAACTTTTCCAATTGTCTTCCTTGGATTTCTGCTCATAATAGCAAGTGTAAGAATTCCAGCGCTCTTTCCGAGTTCCGCAATTGTGGATGACAGGAGGCAGGCAGAGCCTACGTGACCTGGGAGCACATCATCTTGTACCACCTTCTCACCTAAATCCTCCTAAAAACAGAAcgaacaaaaacccaaaactcctACAGTTAGCTGTGAGTGAGAATTCTACACAAACTCTTCTGGCTTGCTCTTCAAAACACAACACATGTTTCTTGTGATACACAGAATACTCATTTCAGCTAAAACTGTTTAATGTAACAGTGAGTTACGAATTACTatcaagaaaatgaaaactttgaCAGAAATCTACAAAactcatatttttctttgacaCCCCTTGTATTTTATAAgcttttcagataaaaatagCATGCATGGAATAGTCTGTCTTCTAAAACACCCAAGTCCTGTTTAGAACAAAAATTAACTGGAATAATATTTATGcttaaaatgccaaaaaaacTTGGTATATGTTTGCAGGGAATAACTAATACACAGAATGTGCACTTGACCATAGTCAAGGTCAGGAACTATGTAGACATTTCACAATTATGACTGTAAGTGATCTTGAAGGCATTTTCAGACCAAAAAGAGATTGCTTAAAAAACTTTATTCTGTGTAAgtagtttcttttaaaaagtaattaaaatattaagatctttcaggggaaaaatagTGCAAAATAACAGACACAGTAGTGAGAATCCAGTTTTAATCTGCATGAGTTAGTTCAGAGAAATCTCTTTtgcttaaaatataaaaatttagaCTCAATAATTTGTGATATAACCAGTTCATATACACATTGTATAGGTCGAAGCAGGAGAAGCATAACTTAGCTCTGATAAAGGATTAGTATCAAGTGAACCTAACAGCATGCAGTACTGCACACACAGATTCAAGTCTAACTTGCACTGACTTCTAAATAAGCAGAACTGAAAAACTTCCTGCGTCACATCAAGAAGGCTCACAAAAAACTTTCAATAAATGGGCTGGGAGTCAGTAGTCTCATACTAGTGTAAACAAATCCCAAAGATCAAGAACATCAGGCTCTGTTTCAACAGTGAAATCTTCACAATAATTGACTTGAGCTCCAAAAGGCAGACTGGAGTTGCTAGAGGTAAAGAGACGTACCTCAAAAAAATCGAATATTAATTCCAAGTTATCAGGCTCCATGGTTTGTATAGTGTATTCTATCCACCGGTCTGGCTGCAAAGCATAGCCGCAGTCTGGCTGAGTGTGCCGACACTTGTAGTCGTCGTTGGTGATTAAGGAGAACTCCACAGTGTTTGCCATTTTCTGAGGGACAGTAGGGGACGTCTTCTCTTGGCCCTCTTCATCATAGTCCTTCTCTAGGCCTTCTAGGGTCAATTTTACTCTACTCAaccagaaacacaaaacaaatgGTTAGGTCACTGCAGTGGCTTTGTGAATGataaatatttaggaaaaagcTTGAGCAGGAATACAAGAATTCCTCTCAACTCCACCACTCACAGAACAGCACTGCATACAGCGATTCATTACACAAGCAAGAGTTTGCAGCCATTGTCTAAATCCTATTTTAGTCAGATCTCAGTGCTCAAGTCACTGCTAAAAGTTGAACCTGGGTAAATATGAAAACTCTACTAGTGGTCTGAGAAGCAGCACTCCACCAGACTATTTGGGCTGTTAGACAGCCTTCCTGTGAGATTGACACCCATAATGCCTACAGGCTaaagaaaagcactgaaaacagCAGTCATCATCATGATCAAGGCTTGAACATTGGTGATTGCTGATATGTCTCTCTGATAAGACAGATAAGTATACTCTAATAGACATTAGTAATATAGGCTGAAGTAATTAGTCCCTTGAAAAATCCTAAATGAGCATTTAAACTGAATGGATTTCTGAAAAACCCTGAACTGAGAAGCATAAGCCTCTCTATAAGACCCAGAGTCCTTTATCATACAGAGCAAACCTTCCagacaaaattatttatgtcAGCCATGTTAAGTACACATGAGTAAACCAAATCCCTTCCTGCATCATAGGCACAGCAGATGAGATCCAGGATTATCATTTATAGATGCCAAGTCACCCATAAAACTGAAGTCATATCTCAAAGAAATAATTACAATCATGGAAACCTATTACACCAAGTCCACACTGAAATATATCCTCATAAAAAAAAGTCACAACACAGGTACTCCAGAAACTTGAAAAATGACACTGCTGAAGCGAGTAACAGAGACAGAAGCTACTGGACAGATACAGTATTTTACGACAGAGGATTTAGTGAATGCATCTAGCTTATCAAGTTTTATTTCAACCATTTAATTTAAACAAGAAGCTGGCTTCAAAAATTGCTCTCTCTACCTGCTACACCATTCAATGAAAAATGGCAAATCTGTAGAGAACACAATATAAGTATTAAATCTCACAGAAGAGCATCATATTAAATAAACCTTCCCCTTATCAGCAAATCTGCAATTGGTGCGAGGGGAAatcaaaactggaaaaaaagaaataaatcaagtATAACAGAtccatggaatggtttggttgggaagggatcttaaagacTATCTAGTTCTAACCCCCAtaccacaggcagggacacccaCTCCAGGTGGGTTCCTCCAAGCCCCATTCAACTTTGCCTTGAACACTTCCCAGGATTCAGCACCTACAactctggacaacctgtgcctGTACCTTACCACCCATACACTTAAGAATGCTGTCCTCATATCTAATCTAACCATGTCCTCTTTCAGGTTAAAGCAgttctcccttgtcctgtcagcccaggcccttgtccaaagtccctcttcAGCTCTCCTTAAGGACTGCTACAAAGATCTCCCCAGAGTCTGCTTTTTTCTAGGCCAAAGAACATAGAACTTCTCATCCTGTGTCACAGCAGAAGAGTTCCAGACCTCTGAGCACCTTCGTggtctcctctggactcactttAACAGCTCCATGTATTTCTTATCCTAGGAGCCCAGAGTTGGATGCAGCTCTCCAGGTGGGGTCTCCCTAGCGCAGTGTAGAGAGCCAGaattccctccctctcccctgctggccacactgctgctgctgcagctcatgaTGCACTTGGccttctgggctgcaagtgaGCAATGCTGGAGCTTCTCATGACCAACActcccaagtccttctcctcagggctgccctCCATCCATTCTCCACCCAGCCTGTACTTGGGATTGCTCCAACTCAAatgcaggaccttgcacttggccgTGCTGAACTTGGTGAGATTTGAACCTCCTAAGCCTGTGAAgctccctctggatggcatccctcCCCTTCATGTGACTGCACCCCTCAGGCTGGTGTCATCAGCACACTACTGAAGGGACACTCCATCCTATTCTCCATGTCACCAACACCACCAACCGCTGAGGGACACCTATCATCCCTGGATTTCACTTGGACATCAAGCTGCTGACCACAACACCCACAGCAACCACCCAGGCAAATCCTTATCCACTGCATGCAACAGGGCAGTCCTCAAAACACCAGGGCTAAGGTACCCATTTCTGGCAATTGACTGTGGAGTTATAATAATGCCTGCTTTTTGAGGcatctctgcagagaaaagcacCAACCTGATTTAAGTAAGAACCTAAGAACAGTACCATTTCAGCCAACAAGACAAGTTTGGAGTAAGTATTTGTGCTTTAACACCTGGAAATTGGGCTATTAGCaactcaaaattaatttaaaggcTGCATTGAGTACAAAAAAGATATCACCAGTATTGACAATTAACATGAGCTAAATTGCATACTGAGATGAGCAGGCTCTTACCTAAACCTTGATGTTTTGAATTTCTTCTTAGATATCAGTACAGGGGGTTTCTCAGAATAATGCAGACGTAGCCTTATTTCTGTCTGACATGTCAGCCACCCAGAATCCACAGTTTCAATACCATCTATCAAAAGCCAAACAGAAAGAAGACATTTTAGTAACTTATTTTAGGGAGATCTAGGCAGTTCCTCTTGCCATTATCTTCCAGATAATCCTCCTTATCATTAGCCTTGATCTAATGCAAAGCAACAAGTTGGGTGCAACCTTTCCCCAGTATTCCTGAACTACCCAAAACAGCTAACAGATACTGCAGTTGTCTGCTGGCTTTTAAGGGGATTAAACAGGAACAGTGATCCTGCGTAAACTACCTGCAGGATAGCACTGAGTAACATTCCCTTGTCCTGGGATCCCCCAACACATGAAATAATAGTGACAGGAACTCTAAAGGTTCATAAGCAATTAGGGGCTCATCCCTCCTGATGAGATACAGATATGTCCAATAGCTCATCATAATCAGTGCAAATCTGCAGGGCAGGGTACAGCAGCAGTTCTGATGAAAAGCATGGAGAATCCTCACCCTGAACACCAAAACTAAAAGGAAAGACTAAAAGCAGGAGGACCAGAAGCACAAGGTGCAAGCCGGGTGCTGAAGCAAACCCCACAGTTTTGACGAGTTCCTAAAGAGCCAAACCTGTCATTTGATGACGATATGAGGGTAAAACAGAAAAGCTCAAAGACAAGATTTATGAGGTATGATAAAAGGTTACTTTCAGTCTCAGAGGATTGAGCTTTAAGCGAGAGGTGGGTGAGAACTGCCAGAAGTGAGACACTTGTGCACACACAAGAACGTGAGATGAGGGCTTAGCAGAACCTTTTGGCTGCTGCACCTCCAACTGAGGCAGAGTGGGTACATTCAGTGTGAGTGGTTATGTTTTACCAGGCACGAGGAGTTTTTCTAAGGCTTGGTATTAAGAGGAAGCAAAGACtgtctgtattttcaaaaaagGCATGCTCATGATTTAAAGTTCCCAAATTTCAACCTTTTAGACCATGAGAGTGACAACACTTCAATTCTTCCTAGCAGTCTCTTATTAACATTAGAAGGGATAACAACCTGAGTGTGAACTCACAAATGCTGGATACAAAAGTAactggaaaagcacagaaaactaTCATAGGCAACTCTTCTCAAAACCCATAATCTCAAACATTTTTCAATTACAAGACTTAACcttgtttaaattaaattcatgGTAAAGAATAAAGGTTTATATATCTCACTTACTACAGATTCCAAACTTTCCATCGTCGacagtaatttcattttctagAATTAAAAGGAATGGTAAAGAATGGAAAAAGTAATTAGtattcacatttaaaaatcattgcCAAGTTAAATTAATTCTACTTTTCCATTTGATTTCTAATAAGTGTATctaaaaaaag
Proteins encoded in this window:
- the GPCPD1 gene encoding glycerophosphocholine phosphodiesterase GPCPD1, with amino-acid sequence EVFAICGSCSALGNWNPQAAVVLQPQDVALDRTWKAAVELPRGVPVQYRYFKGYFLEPKTIDGPCEVIVHTWETHLQPRSITPLENEITVDDGKFGICNGIETVDSGWLTCQTEIRLRLHYSEKPPVLISKKKFKTSRFRVKLTLEGLEKDYDEEGQEKTSPTVPQKMANTVEFSLITNDDYKCRHTQPDCGYALQPDRWIEYTIQTMEPDNLELIFDFFEEDLGEKVVQDDVLPGHVGSACLLSSTIAELGKSAGILTLAIMSRNPRKTIGKVRVDYIIIKPIQGYACDMKASYSKYWKPRTTLDVGHRGAGNSTTTTRLAKVQENTIASLRSAASHGAAFVEFDVHLSKDHVPIVYHDLTCCMAMKKKLDTEPLELFEIAVKELTFDQLQLLKLAHVTALKVKDRNASFKDDENSAFEMQPFPSLQRVLESVSDEVGFNIEVKWISQQRDGQWDGNLSTYFDMNVFLDIILKTVLMNAGKRRIVFSSFHADICTMIRHKQNKYPVLFLTQGESKLYPELMDLRSRTTPIAINFAQFENLLGINVHSEDLLRNPGFIKRATSKGLVIFSWGDDANDPDNRRKLKEYGVHGLIYDRYLIVGF